One window of the Rosa rugosa chromosome 3, drRosRugo1.1, whole genome shotgun sequence genome contains the following:
- the LOC133738512 gene encoding uncharacterized protein LOC133738512, with the protein MEKVRRPSHAGSWYTDNPKKLAEELEGWLRESGLTKSPDVRGVIAPHAGYSYSGRAAAYAFGNIDPTNITRVFLLGPSHHYYTPKCAVSTATVYRTPIGDLPVDLEVIDELKATGKFETMDIRVDEAEHSMEMHLPYLAKVFEGHPVKVVPILVGALKAEAEAMYGQLLAKYVDDPKNFFSVSSDFCHWGSRFNYVHYDKKHGAIHRSIEALDRMGMDIIETGNPDAFKQYLSEYDNTICGRHPISVFLHMLRNCSTNIKINFLRYEQSSQCKTMRDSSVSYASAAAKLDA; encoded by the exons ATGGAGAAAGTCAGAAGACCATCGCACGCCGGTTCTTGGTACACCGACAACC CTAAAAAGTTAGCAGAAGAGCTTGAAGGGTGGCTCAGAGAGTCTGGGCTCACCAAGTCTCCTGATGTACGAGGTGTCATTGCTCC GCATGCAGGTTATTCATATTCGGGTCGTGCTGCTGCCTATGCATTTGGCAACATTGACCCAACAAACAT TACCCGGGTGTTCCTTCTTGGTCCATCTCATCACTATTACACTCCAAAGTGTGCCGTTTCAACAGCCACAGTTTACAGGACCCCCATTGGAGACCTACCTGTTGATTTGGAAG TGATTGATGAGCTAAAAGCTACTGGAAAATTCGAAACCATGGATATTCGTGTTGATGAGGCTGAACATAGCATGGAAATGCATTTACCATATCTTGCTAAAGTTTTTGAAGG GCACCCAGTTAAAGTTGTACCAATTTTGGTTGGTGCTCTTAAAGCTGAAGCAGAAGCTATGTATGGACAGCTCCTTGCCAAATATGTAGATGATCCAAAAAATTTCTTCTCTGTGTCATCAGACTTTTGTCATTGGGGATCTCG GTTCAACTACGTGCATTATGACAAGAAACATGGGGCCATACACAGATCCATTGAGGCTTTGGACAGGATGGGAATGGATATAATAGAAACAGGAAATCCTGATGCATTCAAACAGTATCTGTCAGAGTATGATAACACCATTTGTGGGCGCCATCCAATAAGCGTTTTTCTTCAT ATGCTGAGAAACTGCTCAACAAACATAAAGATCAATTTCCTCCGTTATGAGCAGTCAAGTCAGTGCAAAACTATGAGGGACAGCAGTGTAAGCTATGCATCCGCAGCAGCAAAGTTGGATGCTTGA